One window of Catonella massiliensis genomic DNA carries:
- a CDS encoding recombinase family protein codes for MSKEKIKVYLYTRVSTSIQIDGYSLEAQKSRMKAFALYNDYEIVGEYEDAGKSGKSIEGRIQFTRMMEDIKSGKDGVSFVLVFKLSRFARNAADVLSTLQTMQDFGVNLICVEDGIDSSKDAGKLMISVLSAVAEIERENIRVQTMEGRIQKAREGKWNGGFAPYGYQLIDGKLIINEEEAVAIRTIFDQYVNTTIGANGLSKYLENHGIRKIPRQNGKNPLFDAGLIRKILKNPVYNGKIAFGRRTLEKVHGTRNEYKQVEQDEYLIAEGIHEAIISDELWQAAQVKLKSQAKKYEHVNKGKDTRTHLLSGIVKCPICGVGMFGNKCIKKKKDGTKYKDFYYYGCKHRHMIRGHKCTYNKQIREELLDDAVAEVIIKIVSNPKFASMMQEKINMKVDTSEIEKEIDNYQKELRKSHSTKFKLIEEIDNLDADDKHYKRRKQDLDDRLYRMYDKIEDLESLLIDAKAKKQTIEAEKLTGDNIYKILIYFDKLYKVMNDVERRQLITALISEIQIYEEKQPNGQWLKSITFKLPIIDEDLNISLDNDEQVECVILMSKVAPNK; via the coding sequence ATGTCAAAAGAAAAAATAAAAGTATACCTCTACACAAGAGTATCTACATCAATACAGATAGATGGCTATTCTTTAGAGGCACAAAAATCAAGAATGAAGGCTTTCGCTCTTTATAATGATTATGAAATTGTTGGAGAATACGAAGATGCAGGAAAGTCTGGAAAATCTATTGAGGGAAGAATACAGTTTACTCGCATGATGGAAGATATAAAATCCGGAAAGGATGGAGTATCTTTTGTTCTTGTGTTTAAGCTGTCAAGATTTGCAAGAAATGCTGCTGATGTTTTATCAACTCTACAAACAATGCAAGATTTTGGAGTCAATTTGATTTGTGTTGAGGATGGGATTGATTCATCTAAAGATGCAGGTAAATTGATGATTTCAGTTTTATCAGCTGTGGCTGAAATTGAAAGGGAAAATATTCGTGTTCAAACGATGGAAGGGCGTATTCAAAAGGCAAGAGAAGGCAAATGGAATGGAGGGTTTGCTCCTTACGGTTATCAACTGATTGATGGGAAATTGATAATCAATGAGGAAGAAGCAGTTGCGATACGAACTATTTTTGATCAGTATGTAAATACAACCATTGGAGCTAATGGACTTTCTAAATACTTAGAAAATCATGGTATAAGAAAAATTCCAAGACAAAATGGGAAAAATCCATTGTTCGACGCAGGTCTTATAAGAAAGATATTAAAAAACCCTGTATATAACGGGAAAATAGCCTTTGGAAGAAGAACTTTAGAAAAAGTTCATGGAACAAGAAATGAATATAAGCAAGTTGAACAAGATGAATATTTAATAGCTGAAGGTATTCATGAAGCTATAATTTCTGATGAGCTATGGCAAGCAGCTCAAGTTAAGTTAAAATCTCAAGCAAAGAAATATGAGCATGTGAATAAAGGGAAAGATACACGCACACATCTGCTTTCAGGAATTGTAAAATGTCCAATATGTGGAGTGGGAATGTTTGGAAACAAGTGTATTAAGAAAAAGAAAGATGGTACAAAGTATAAAGATTTTTATTATTATGGCTGTAAACATAGGCATATGATAAGAGGTCATAAATGTACTTACAATAAACAAATCAGAGAAGAATTGTTAGATGATGCAGTTGCTGAGGTAATTATAAAGATAGTAAGCAATCCCAAATTTGCTTCTATGATGCAAGAAAAAATTAACATGAAGGTAGATACCTCTGAAATAGAAAAAGAGATAGATAATTACCAGAAAGAATTGAGGAAGAGCCATTCTACGAAATTTAAGCTAATTGAGGAAATAGATAATTTGGATGCTGATGATAAGCACTACAAACGAAGAAAACAGGACTTAGACGATAGACTTTATCGTATGTATGATAAGATTGAAGACTTAGAATCATTGTTAATTGATGCGAAAGCAAAGAAACAAACTATTGAAGCTGAGAAACTTACAGGAGATAACATATATAAGATTTTGATCTATTTTGATAAACTTTACAAGGTAATGAATGATGTAGAGCGTAGACAGTTAATTACAGCTTTGATTTCTGAAATTCAAATTTATGAAGAGAAGCAACCAAATGGACAATGGCTAAAATCCATTACTTTTAAGCTACCTATCATTGATGAGGATCTAAATATAAGTTTGGACAATGATGAGCAAGTTGAGTGTGTGATATTGATGTCAAAAGTTGCACCCAATAAGTAA
- a CDS encoding ATP-binding protein produces METTVFKRKIYNEILEWKNNRSDKYALLIRGSRRVGKSTIVEEFASKEFKSYILLDFARTSKDINSLFENMYNLDFFFLQLQQLTGVRLYEQESVIIFDEVQLLPKARQAIKYLVADGRYKYIETGSLLSIRKNTKDILIPSEEHKIDMYPMDFEEFLWAIRDEVTADTIRILLENKRTAGNAMHRSLMRIFRLYMLVGGMPQAVETYVADNNLQAVDEAKREIIDLYEEDFTKIDGTGLAGDIYDAIPASLSGNASRYVLANARTGIKSEQMKDLIPDMLSSYTVLIAYHANNPSVGMPLEKDAGRYKLFTSDVGLFVTLAFRDKKYTENIIYNKLLSDKLEANLGYVYENAVAQMLTAKGNKLFYYTMGSETSNHLHEIDFLISTGDKICPVEVKSGNYRNHKSLDNFCRKFSSRIRDKYVVHTKDYKWENGINYIPVYMVPFL; encoded by the coding sequence ATGGAGACAACAGTTTTTAAAAGGAAAATATATAATGAAATTCTTGAATGGAAAAACAATCGCAGCGATAAGTATGCACTTTTGATAAGAGGATCTAGACGTGTCGGAAAATCAACGATTGTCGAGGAGTTCGCAAGTAAAGAATTCAAATCATATATATTGCTTGATTTTGCTCGTACCAGTAAAGATATCAATAGCTTATTCGAGAATATGTATAATCTGGATTTTTTCTTTCTCCAACTGCAACAGCTGACTGGTGTTAGACTGTATGAGCAGGAATCAGTAATCATATTTGATGAGGTACAGCTTCTGCCTAAGGCAAGGCAGGCTATTAAGTACCTTGTTGCGGACGGAAGATATAAATATATAGAGACGGGCTCACTTTTGTCTATAAGGAAAAATACGAAGGATATTCTCATACCAAGTGAGGAACATAAAATAGATATGTACCCCATGGATTTTGAAGAATTTCTATGGGCAATTAGAGATGAAGTAACTGCAGATACAATTCGAATTCTATTGGAAAATAAAAGGACGGCCGGTAATGCGATGCATAGGAGCCTGATGCGTATTTTTAGGCTGTATATGCTTGTTGGAGGTATGCCACAGGCAGTTGAAACGTATGTGGCAGATAATAATCTGCAGGCAGTTGATGAAGCTAAAAGAGAAATTATAGATTTATACGAGGAAGATTTCACAAAAATAGATGGGACAGGCCTTGCGGGAGATATCTATGATGCGATTCCAGCTAGCCTTAGTGGTAATGCATCAAGATATGTTTTGGCAAATGCTAGAACTGGCATCAAATCAGAACAAATGAAGGATCTTATCCCTGATATGTTGAGTTCATATACAGTGCTTATTGCATATCATGCTAATAATCCAAGTGTAGGAATGCCGCTTGAGAAGGATGCGGGGCGCTATAAGCTTTTTACATCTGATGTAGGATTGTTTGTAACTCTTGCTTTCAGAGATAAGAAGTACACTGAAAATATAATCTATAATAAACTGCTTTCTGATAAACTAGAGGCAAACCTGGGGTATGTATACGAGAATGCAGTCGCACAGATGCTAACTGCTAAAGGAAATAAACTTTTTTATTATACAATGGGGAGTGAAACTTCAAATCATTTGCATGAAATCGACTTTCTAATATCAACAGGCGATAAAATATGTCCGGTGGAAGTTAAATCAGGAAACTATAGAAATCATAAATCGCTGGACAATTTTTGTAGAAAATTCAGTAGCCGTATAAGAGATAAATACGTCGTTCATACGAAGGATTATAAGTGGGAAAATGGCATTAATTATATCCCTGTGTATATGGTGCCGTTTTTATAG
- a CDS encoding DNA-3-methyladenine glycosylase I has product MSSQCRIWTKDDPILEEYHDHEWCKISHDDDFEFEMLCLEGASVGLSWAAVMRKRENYRRAFHNFKINACAVMTDEELTALMLDTGLIRNRNKIFSVRKNALAVQKIQNEFGSFDSYLWGFTGGLQIDRYWKELSEIPVESDVSTRLSKDMKKRGISFVGPVITYSFLQSIGIVNDHLADCKYR; this is encoded by the coding sequence ATGAGCAGTCAGTGTCGAATTTGGACGAAAGATGATCCAATACTTGAAGAATACCATGACCACGAGTGGTGCAAGATCAGTCATGATGATGATTTTGAATTTGAGATGCTATGCCTTGAAGGGGCAAGTGTCGGACTTTCTTGGGCAGCGGTAATGCGTAAGCGGGAGAATTACCGCAGAGCATTTCACAATTTCAAAATTAATGCCTGTGCAGTTATGACAGATGAAGAACTTACGGCTTTAATGCTAGATACAGGCCTTATACGAAACCGCAACAAGATCTTCAGTGTCCGCAAGAATGCATTGGCAGTACAGAAGATACAGAATGAGTTCGGCTCTTTTGATTCATATCTTTGGGGCTTTACAGGCGGACTGCAAATAGACAGGTATTGGAAAGAACTCTCAGAAATACCTGTAGAGTCTGATGTTTCTACTCGACTGAGCAAAGACATGAAGAAACGTGGCATCAGTTTTGTAGGCCCGGTCATCACGTATTCTTTTCTGCAGTCTATCGGGATTGTAAATGACCACTTAGCCGATTGTAAATATCGATAG